One window of the Trifolium pratense cultivar HEN17-A07 linkage group LG2, ARS_RC_1.1, whole genome shotgun sequence genome contains the following:
- the LOC123906375 gene encoding uncharacterized protein LOC123906375 isoform X1, with protein MVGQLTTTTTKPSRSDDVLDIQEQIRITNQIKAQFDAITPKRPIKPNRSEPETQQNDVVDFNFSSHNNIPELQKLQSLQSNSQILPSEDGLVDAQHEFVETQYYNKLLSIDKQHHTTGSGFIKAVREGGEDGYEIQLPARGVDVGENQFRDYKSNPATNDWVPNLDHEHLDFVSSKPNRSEST; from the exons atGGTAGGACAGttgacaacaacaacaacaaaaccaaGTCGAAGCGACGACGTTTTAGACATCCAAGAACAAATCAGAATCACTAATCAAATCAAAGCTCAATTTGATGCTATAACACCAAAACGACCCATCAAACCCAACAGAAGTgaacctgaaacacaacaaAACGACGTCGTTGACTTCAATTTCTCTTCACACAATAACATACCAGAGCTTCAAAAACTTCAATCTCTTCAATCAAATTCTCAGATTCTTCCTTCAGAGGATGGATTAGTTGATGCACAACATGAATTTGTTGAAACTCAGTATTATAACAAGTTGTTGTCGATTGATAAACAACATCATACG acAGGAAGTGGGTTTATAAAAGCGGTTAGAGAAGGAGGTGAAGATGGATATGAAATTCAGTTACCTGCAAGAGGTGTTGATGTTGGTGAAAACCAATTTAGAGACTATAAAAGCAATCCTGCCACAAATGATTGGGTTCCCAACCTTGATCATGAACATCTG GACTTTGTATCGTCGAAGCCGAATAGGAGTGAGAGCACTTAA
- the LOC123906375 gene encoding uncharacterized protein LOC123906375 isoform X2, with protein MVGQLTTTTTKPSRSDDVLDIQEQIRITNQIKAQFDAITPKRPIKPNRSEPETQQNDVVDFNFSSHNNIPELQKLQSLQSNSQILPSEDGLVDAQHEFVETQYYNKLLSIDKQHHTTGSGFIKAVREGGEDGYEIQLPARGVDVGENQFRDYKSNPATNDWVPNLDHEHLV; from the exons atGGTAGGACAGttgacaacaacaacaacaaaaccaaGTCGAAGCGACGACGTTTTAGACATCCAAGAACAAATCAGAATCACTAATCAAATCAAAGCTCAATTTGATGCTATAACACCAAAACGACCCATCAAACCCAACAGAAGTgaacctgaaacacaacaaAACGACGTCGTTGACTTCAATTTCTCTTCACACAATAACATACCAGAGCTTCAAAAACTTCAATCTCTTCAATCAAATTCTCAGATTCTTCCTTCAGAGGATGGATTAGTTGATGCACAACATGAATTTGTTGAAACTCAGTATTATAACAAGTTGTTGTCGATTGATAAACAACATCATACG acAGGAAGTGGGTTTATAAAAGCGGTTAGAGAAGGAGGTGAAGATGGATATGAAATTCAGTTACCTGCAAGAGGTGTTGATGTTGGTGAAAACCAATTTAGAGACTATAAAAGCAATCCTGCCACAAATGATTGGGTTCCCAACCTTGATCATGAACATCTGGTATAA